The following coding sequences are from one Caballeronia sp. SBC1 window:
- a CDS encoding DUF3311 domain-containing protein, producing MKTSEETKHSWLWLVLLIPYVALLWLPFYNDTRPSFAGFPFFYWYQFLWVPLTSLIIYIVYRGVK from the coding sequence ATGAAAACATCCGAAGAGACAAAGCATTCCTGGCTTTGGCTGGTCTTGCTCATTCCGTACGTCGCCTTGCTCTGGCTGCCTTTTTATAACGATACCCGCCCGTCGTTCGCAGGCTTCCCATTCTTCTACTGGTATCAGTTCCTATGGGTACCGCTGACTTCGCTCATCATTTACATCGTGTATAGAGGTGTCAAATGA